A region of Paenibacillus sp. 37 DNA encodes the following proteins:
- a CDS encoding TetR/AcrR family transcriptional regulator, whose product MAPIDRRQQVIHAAAQSFAMFGYKATTMDQVAKIANVGKGTIYTFFTNKEQLFDQILVEVIQEMKNIAHREVHQESAFFDNLFRVLDALLEFRRDHDLLVKLSQELKDFGTLQAKEGLDKVEKVISDFLAKELEKAKDNGEIRDCDPQVVAFMMIRLYIALTSDWSKQHQPLSKEEIKTYFRLFLMEGIAAVT is encoded by the coding sequence ATGGCTCCGATTGACAGGAGACAGCAGGTTATTCATGCAGCAGCCCAGTCGTTTGCCATGTTTGGATATAAAGCAACGACGATGGATCAGGTCGCCAAGATTGCGAACGTTGGCAAAGGAACGATCTATACGTTTTTCACCAATAAGGAACAATTGTTTGATCAGATCCTGGTAGAAGTGATTCAGGAAATGAAAAACATCGCGCATCGTGAAGTACATCAGGAAAGTGCATTTTTCGATAATCTGTTTCGGGTACTGGATGCATTGTTAGAGTTTCGTCGTGATCACGATCTGCTCGTTAAGTTATCTCAGGAGCTGAAGGACTTTGGAACGCTGCAGGCCAAGGAAGGATTGGACAAGGTGGAGAAAGTAATCTCCGACTTTCTGGCTAAGGAGCTTGAGAAAGCAAAAGACAATGGAGAGATTCGAGATTGTGATCCGCAAGTCGTCGCATTTATGATGATTCGCCTGTACATTGCACTCACTTCAGACTGGAGCAAACAACATCAACCGCTGAGCAAAGAGGAAATTAAGACTTACTTTCGCCTTTTCTTAATGGAAGGAATTGCTGCTGTAACGTAA
- a CDS encoding YhgE/Pip family protein: protein MKSLSVFFKDVGSAVRNPKVLIPVIAIMFIPILYSGIYLAAYWDPYGHVDEMPVAVVNLDKGAELEGKSLHVGSDLVDELKKNADFKWDFVSASQAKEGMSNDKYYMQITIPENFSSQATTLLDDKPEPADLIYEPNGNYSFVGAQIGKTAIKDLKAKVSAKVTESYAETLLDKFSEVSDGLAEAGDGAGELNTGAGKLDDGAVKLKDNLAKLASGTLELQEGLSPLSDGVNALHTGATKLESGTSNLVSGLQQLQAAASSQLQSGADQLKDGSAKLETGLQSSLDGTSKLQAGLKSSEQGSAKLSDGLQSAVQGSGTLATGLQSAVDGSSKVADGAQGVAVGLKQLAASNPELAENADVQKLLAASEAVADGSAQLHESEQKLAQGADQLHQGNQQLAAGATELHGGQEQLLAGANQLVDGQQQLLAGAGQLSQGGAKLSDGLKQFSGKLGDAASGGTLLADGAKQLGSGTTALQTGVGKLSGGVNSLTDGSKQLGDGAGKLADGLTELKDGSGELATKLNDAAQKTSEVKKTDDVVNMFAEPVNSSENTAENVSNYGTGLTPFFLSIGLFVGSLISTIVLKMRETSVPGATGWNRFVSRTLVFGSVSIFQSVIVASFMLYGLGLETHSVGLFYLFTIITGLTFMLIVQALVTWLDLPGRYVVILLLVFQLAASAGTFPVELIPSWLQAFSPWLPMTHSIMGFKAVVSSGNLDVMWHQAGILSIYAGVSILLTLAYFLWNGRRPKKEVEQADSGQVVTA, encoded by the coding sequence ATGAAATCTTTATCCGTGTTTTTCAAGGATGTGGGATCGGCCGTGAGAAACCCGAAGGTGTTGATCCCTGTTATTGCAATAATGTTCATACCGATCCTATATAGTGGCATCTATCTGGCAGCCTATTGGGACCCGTATGGTCATGTGGATGAGATGCCGGTTGCCGTTGTCAATCTGGATAAAGGCGCTGAGCTGGAGGGCAAATCCCTCCATGTGGGTAGTGATCTGGTGGATGAACTGAAGAAAAATGCCGATTTCAAATGGGATTTTGTCAGTGCGAGTCAAGCCAAAGAAGGCATGAGTAATGACAAATATTATATGCAAATTACGATTCCGGAGAACTTCTCATCCCAAGCAACAACATTGCTCGATGACAAGCCGGAGCCGGCTGATCTGATCTATGAACCAAACGGCAATTACAGTTTTGTCGGTGCACAGATCGGTAAGACCGCTATTAAGGACCTGAAAGCAAAAGTCTCAGCCAAAGTAACGGAATCCTATGCAGAAACATTGCTCGACAAGTTCTCCGAAGTATCGGATGGCTTGGCTGAGGCAGGTGATGGGGCGGGTGAACTGAATACCGGCGCAGGCAAACTGGATGATGGTGCTGTTAAGCTTAAGGATAACCTGGCGAAGCTTGCATCAGGAACGCTTGAACTTCAGGAAGGACTTTCTCCATTAAGTGATGGTGTTAACGCGCTGCATACAGGGGCAACCAAGCTTGAAAGTGGAACATCGAATCTTGTATCCGGTCTGCAACAGCTTCAGGCAGCTGCTTCGAGCCAGCTTCAGAGCGGAGCAGATCAGTTGAAGGATGGCAGCGCCAAGTTGGAAACCGGACTCCAGTCTTCACTGGATGGCACAAGTAAGCTGCAGGCTGGCCTGAAATCGTCAGAACAGGGCAGTGCGAAGCTGTCGGATGGTCTGCAAAGTGCCGTTCAGGGCAGCGGGACACTGGCAACAGGCTTGCAATCGGCTGTAGATGGCAGCTCCAAGGTTGCTGATGGTGCACAGGGCGTAGCCGTCGGATTGAAACAGCTTGCTGCATCGAACCCCGAACTGGCCGAAAATGCGGATGTACAGAAACTGCTTGCGGCAAGTGAAGCTGTTGCGGATGGCAGTGCACAACTGCATGAAAGCGAGCAGAAACTTGCGCAGGGTGCAGATCAGCTGCATCAGGGTAACCAGCAACTGGCTGCGGGCGCAACCGAGCTTCATGGAGGTCAGGAGCAACTTCTGGCTGGTGCGAACCAACTGGTAGATGGTCAGCAGCAATTACTAGCTGGTGCCGGACAGCTTAGTCAAGGAGGAGCGAAGCTCTCCGATGGTCTGAAGCAGTTCAGCGGCAAATTGGGTGATGCTGCAAGTGGCGGTACATTGCTTGCAGATGGTGCCAAGCAGCTGGGCTCAGGGACAACGGCTTTGCAAACGGGTGTAGGTAAACTCAGTGGTGGCGTTAATTCACTAACCGATGGTTCCAAGCAACTGGGTGATGGCGCTGGCAAACTGGCTGACGGTCTTACCGAGCTAAAAGATGGCTCAGGTGAACTGGCAACCAAGCTGAATGATGCCGCTCAGAAAACATCTGAAGTTAAGAAAACGGATGATGTGGTGAACATGTTCGCTGAACCTGTAAACTCCTCGGAGAACACAGCAGAGAACGTGAGCAATTATGGTACAGGATTGACACCGTTCTTCCTGTCGATTGGTCTGTTTGTGGGATCATTGATTTCCACGATTGTATTGAAAATGCGGGAAACGTCCGTACCGGGTGCAACAGGCTGGAATCGTTTTGTCAGCCGGACACTGGTATTTGGCTCCGTGAGTATTTTCCAATCGGTTATTGTGGCAAGTTTCATGTTATATGGTCTTGGACTGGAGACGCACAGCGTAGGGCTGTTCTATCTGTTTACCATTATTACAGGGCTGACCTTCATGTTGATCGTTCAGGCACTTGTAACCTGGCTGGATCTGCCTGGACGTTATGTTGTCATTCTGCTTCTGGTCTTCCAGCTTGCGGCTAGTGCAGGGACCTTCCCGGTAGAACTGATTCCATCATGGCTTCAAGCATTTAGCCCTTGGTTGCCAATGACACACAGCATTATGGGCTTCAAAGCCGTGGTATCGAGTGGTAATCTAGATGTGATGTGGCATCAGGCAGGAATTCTTAGCATCTATGCAGGTGTATCCATCCTGCTGACGCTTGCTTACTTCCTTTGGAATGGCAGACGTCCGAAAAAAGAAGTCGAACAGGCTGATTCTGGTCAAGTTGTGACGGCATAA